From the Marinomonas sp. THO17 genome, one window contains:
- a CDS encoding methyl-accepting chemotaxis protein — translation MTLHRKLILASCSTLVVAACVLALISITSMRNQILNDLEISMHQYGVSSASRISSWLEGKQQVVLSMKKIIESDPTDDQAIVDALIQGKIAGDFISVLYGTDQGDAYRVNGKNTKAGYDVKARDWYQVGANSNAPTITEPFFAATSKVFILSAVDQVQSDGKFLGVVTANVALTGINEVVSSLKAPGNGLAFIVSDSGNIISYPDGSLNNKPLEELQSELNLAQIQENIRTEALDEVSVNDADYLMSSVRIEGTEWSMVSLGNKSILLAPIQKLMLYQIITVIVLIVVSTVILSLLIRYLLTDLLKVSTALEDIAQGDGDLTVTIDTKSQDEVGKLANNFNAFVLKLRDIIKNIDELSNILFEQSQSSAQSVAESTKRLNRQQDEMVSVVAAVEQMTTATQEIATNAEQTASQANDTVEVSSSGQALAKTSLSSINQLAQEVTLATEVITELNQQGDKINSIVSTISDIAEQTNLLALNAAIEAARAGEQGRGFAVVADEVRVLSQRTHTSTEEISSMISSLQTTTAKAVDVMALCHKLASTSVEDTEKSGSSFVEIAKSIDMINGMTAQIATAAEEQTSVISEIGQNTYAIREVSTQLQDEMGEGLAQANKLKELAENLRGQVDKFKL, via the coding sequence ATGACGTTGCATCGTAAATTAATCTTAGCCAGTTGCTCTACACTGGTAGTGGCGGCTTGTGTCTTGGCGCTGATCTCCATCACTTCAATGCGTAATCAGATCCTAAATGATTTAGAGATCAGTATGCATCAGTATGGCGTGAGTAGTGCGAGTCGAATTAGCAGCTGGTTGGAGGGCAAGCAACAAGTAGTGCTGTCTATGAAAAAAATCATAGAAAGTGATCCTACGGATGATCAAGCCATTGTCGATGCTTTAATTCAAGGTAAGATTGCTGGTGATTTTATTAGTGTTTTGTATGGTACAGATCAGGGAGACGCTTACCGTGTAAATGGTAAGAATACAAAAGCAGGTTATGATGTAAAAGCTCGTGACTGGTATCAAGTGGGAGCAAATTCTAATGCTCCTACCATTACCGAACCTTTTTTTGCTGCGACTTCTAAAGTGTTTATTTTGTCAGCGGTGGATCAAGTTCAATCTGATGGTAAATTTTTGGGTGTAGTAACGGCCAATGTTGCCTTAACAGGTATCAATGAAGTGGTATCCAGTTTAAAAGCGCCAGGCAATGGTTTGGCTTTTATTGTGTCTGATTCAGGCAATATTATTTCTTACCCAGATGGTAGTTTAAATAACAAGCCGTTGGAAGAACTGCAGTCGGAACTGAATTTAGCGCAAATCCAAGAAAATATTCGTACCGAGGCTTTAGACGAAGTCAGTGTTAATGATGCTGATTATTTGATGTCGTCTGTACGTATCGAGGGGACTGAGTGGTCCATGGTGTCATTGGGCAATAAATCTATTTTATTGGCTCCTATTCAAAAGCTAATGTTATATCAAATCATTACAGTTATTGTGTTGATTGTAGTATCGACAGTGATATTGAGTTTGTTAATTCGTTATTTACTGACTGACTTGCTAAAAGTATCAACTGCTCTAGAGGATATTGCTCAAGGCGATGGTGATTTGACTGTTACGATTGATACGAAAAGCCAAGATGAAGTGGGTAAACTGGCCAATAATTTCAATGCCTTTGTGTTGAAGTTGAGAGACATTATTAAGAATATAGATGAGTTAAGTAATATTCTATTTGAGCAGTCTCAAAGCAGTGCTCAATCCGTTGCTGAAAGTACCAAGCGATTGAACCGTCAGCAGGATGAAATGGTATCGGTTGTGGCGGCAGTTGAACAAATGACAACGGCAACACAGGAAATTGCTACCAATGCTGAACAAACAGCGTCACAGGCCAATGATACGGTAGAAGTCAGTAGCAGTGGTCAAGCTCTTGCTAAAACCAGTTTGTCCTCTATCAATCAGTTGGCGCAAGAAGTAACTTTGGCAACAGAAGTAATCACCGAATTGAATCAACAAGGCGATAAAATCAATTCGATTGTTTCCACAATCAGCGATATCGCAGAACAGACCAACTTATTAGCGTTGAATGCTGCCATCGAAGCAGCACGAGCGGGAGAACAAGGTCGAGGTTTTGCTGTAGTGGCAGATGAAGTGCGTGTGTTGTCACAGCGTACTCATACTTCTACTGAAGAAATTTCTTCTATGATTTCCAGTTTACAAACCACAACTGCAAAAGCAGTAGATGTGATGGCTTTGTGTCATAAGTTGGCTTCTACTAGTGTGGAGGATACGGAAAAATCAGGTAGTAGCTTTGTGGAAATCGCAAAATCTATTGATATGATTAATGGCATGACAGCGCAGATTGCTACGGCGGCGGAAGAGCAGACCAGTGTGATCAGTGAGATAGGCCAAAATACCTATGCCATTCGCGAAGTGTCCACTCAATTACAAGATGAAATGGGCGAGGGATTAGCGCAAGCCAATAAACTTAAAGAACTGGCAGAAAACCTGAGAGGCCAAGTAGATAAGTTTAAATTGTAG
- a CDS encoding MarC family protein → MNTDFSILSATLLFLFVIDPFGNIPILLAAMKGVAQRRQSQIVLRDGIIGLVILVCFLFFGAEFLALLHLETESISIAGGVVLFVIALKMIFPSVVQADKHQPLEPFIVPISIPMLAGPSTLATLLVMVKSYPQQQTGLLISVFAAWGISVVILALAPLLNRILREKGLAALERLMGMLLLMMAVQMLVNGVRSLFTHTMAAL, encoded by the coding sequence ATGAATACCGATTTTTCCATACTTTCCGCTACCTTGTTATTTCTCTTTGTTATTGATCCTTTTGGCAATATTCCTATTTTATTAGCAGCCATGAAAGGCGTGGCGCAAAGACGCCAATCGCAAATCGTCCTGCGTGACGGCATCATTGGTTTGGTCATTCTAGTGTGCTTTTTGTTTTTCGGGGCAGAGTTTTTGGCTTTATTGCATTTGGAAACCGAGTCGATTTCGATCGCTGGTGGTGTGGTGCTATTTGTCATTGCCTTAAAAATGATTTTTCCCAGCGTGGTTCAAGCAGATAAACATCAACCCCTAGAGCCTTTTATTGTTCCTATCTCTATTCCTATGCTAGCAGGTCCATCTACTTTGGCGACTTTGTTGGTTATGGTAAAAAGCTATCCACAACAACAAACGGGTTTATTAATTTCTGTCTTTGCTGCTTGGGGAATCTCTGTGGTGATTTTAGCCTTGGCACCTTTATTGAATCGCATTTTGAGAGAGAAGGGCTTGGCTGCCCTCGAACGATTGATGGGGATGTTGTTATTAATGATGGCTGTTCAAATGCTGGTTAATGGTGTCCGTAGTCTCTTTACCCATACTATGGCTGCACTTTGA
- the yeiP gene encoding elongation factor P-like protein YeiP gives MPKASEIKKNAAIEFEGKTYIVKDVERSVPQGRAGGSLYRMRMYDVVSGRKLDETFKDSDMINLADLIRRPVMFSYLDGEEYVFMDSENFTPYNLNQRSIEEDILFLNEETSGIQVVLVNDIPVALDMPTNVELEVIETDPSIKGASATSRTKPAVLSTGAVVQVPEHISTGDRIKVNIDERKFAGRAEK, from the coding sequence ATGCCAAAGGCAAGTGAAATCAAAAAAAATGCTGCCATTGAATTCGAAGGCAAAACCTACATAGTGAAAGACGTTGAACGCTCAGTCCCGCAAGGACGTGCAGGTGGTAGTTTATACCGCATGCGCATGTATGATGTGGTGTCGGGTCGAAAATTGGATGAAACTTTTAAGGATTCTGACATGATCAATCTGGCGGATTTGATTCGTCGTCCTGTCATGTTTTCCTATCTAGATGGCGAAGAGTATGTCTTTATGGACAGTGAGAATTTCACGCCATACAACTTAAATCAACGCAGTATCGAAGAAGATATTCTATTCTTAAATGAAGAAACCAGTGGCATTCAAGTGGTGTTGGTCAATGATATACCTGTCGCATTGGACATGCCAACCAATGTTGAGTTGGAGGTTATTGAAACGGATCCGTCTATTAAAGGCGCTTCGGCAACATCGCGAACTAAGCCCGCCGTACTTTCAACCGGTGCAGTGGTTCAGGTGCCTGAGCACATTTCAACCGGTGATCGCATTAAAGTTAATATTGACGAGCGTAAATTTGCTGGCCGCGCAGAAAAATAA
- a CDS encoding M14-type cytosolic carboxypeptidase — protein MTSRIKISSAFDGGNISVINALEPDNIRVKIPHDTNSKFLQWFYFRLQGGMGEECVIYFDNASEAAYPDGWVDYQAVASYDREEWFRVPTDYQDGKLVIRHQPEQDSIYYAYFAPYSYERHLDMIAWAASHQDCITHHLGETAEGRDITMLEISQTQGLAKNVWIIARQHPGETMAEWFVEGLLERLFDESHPIARSLLQSCRFYVVPHMNPDGAVHGNLRVNSKGVNLNREWKNPTQEFSPEVLAVQTKMAETGVDLFLDIHGDETLPVNFVDGCKGIPSFDARMQGMETLFEDVFKVVSPDFQTDIGYAADQFGEANLTVATKWVGETYRCLSFTLEMPFKDNQNLPDDIVGWSPERAKILGADVLYPIYQVIHSAYMKV, from the coding sequence ATGACCAGCCGAATCAAGATCAGCAGTGCATTTGATGGTGGAAATATCTCTGTTATTAATGCCTTAGAGCCGGACAATATTAGAGTAAAGATCCCTCATGATACAAACTCTAAATTTTTGCAGTGGTTTTATTTCCGTCTTCAAGGAGGCATGGGTGAAGAATGTGTGATTTATTTTGACAATGCCAGTGAGGCAGCTTATCCGGACGGATGGGTGGATTATCAAGCTGTCGCATCCTATGACAGGGAAGAATGGTTTCGCGTGCCGACCGATTATCAAGATGGAAAATTAGTGATTCGTCATCAGCCAGAACAGGACAGCATTTATTATGCTTATTTCGCACCATACAGCTATGAGCGCCATTTAGACATGATAGCGTGGGCGGCGAGTCATCAAGATTGTATAACGCATCATCTTGGTGAAACGGCTGAAGGTCGTGATATTACTATGTTGGAAATTAGTCAAACTCAAGGTTTGGCAAAGAATGTTTGGATTATCGCCAGACAACATCCTGGAGAAACCATGGCGGAGTGGTTTGTAGAAGGATTGTTGGAACGTCTTTTTGATGAATCTCACCCAATTGCGCGCAGTTTATTACAAAGTTGTCGTTTTTATGTGGTGCCTCACATGAATCCTGATGGGGCAGTGCATGGTAACTTACGGGTTAATTCTAAAGGTGTAAATTTGAATCGTGAGTGGAAAAATCCAACTCAAGAATTCAGTCCAGAAGTCTTGGCAGTACAGACGAAAATGGCGGAAACCGGGGTGGATTTGTTTCTGGATATTCATGGTGATGAAACTTTGCCTGTTAACTTTGTTGATGGTTGTAAAGGTATTCCGTCCTTTGATGCACGTATGCAAGGCATGGAAACCTTGTTTGAAGATGTTTTTAAAGTGGTCAGTCCAGATTTTCAGACCGATATTGGCTATGCAGCAGATCAGTTTGGAGAGGCGAATTTGACCGTTGCCACCAAATGGGTAGGTGAAACATATCGCTGTTTGTCATTTACCTTAGAAATGCCTTTTAAAGATAATCAGAATTTGCCCGATGACATAGTAGGATGGTCTCCTGAAAGAGCGAAAATATTAGGTGCGGATGTACTTTATCCAATATATCAAGTTATTCATAGTGCCTACATGAAGGTCTAA
- a CDS encoding putative 4-hydroxy-4-methyl-2-oxoglutarate aldolase, translating to MKDLLPDLCDLYPKEIDIAEPVFQSFGKKTHFYGQAVTVACFEDNSRVRELVSQDGRGKVMVVDGGGSKRRALLGDMLAEKAVNNGWEGFVIYGAIRDVAAQAELNIGIKALCAHPMPTEKRGLGDIGKALSFAGIHIESGDFIYCDLNGVLVAKHELALPQ from the coding sequence ATGAAAGATTTACTGCCCGATTTATGTGATCTCTATCCAAAAGAAATCGACATAGCCGAGCCAGTTTTTCAATCGTTTGGTAAAAAGACGCATTTTTATGGTCAAGCTGTTACTGTGGCTTGCTTTGAGGACAATAGTCGAGTTCGCGAGTTAGTCAGTCAAGATGGTCGTGGCAAAGTAATGGTAGTGGATGGCGGCGGTAGTAAACGTCGTGCCCTATTAGGTGATATGTTAGCAGAAAAAGCGGTAAATAATGGCTGGGAAGGCTTTGTCATCTATGGCGCCATTCGTGATGTGGCGGCTCAAGCCGAATTAAACATTGGCATTAAAGCATTATGTGCTCACCCCATGCCCACTGAAAAACGTGGCTTAGGAGACATAGGTAAGGCCTTAAGTTTTGCTGGCATTCATATTGAATCGGGTGACTTTATTTACTGTGACCTAAACGGGGTTTTGGTTGCCAAACATGAGCTTGCTCTACCTCAATAG
- a CDS encoding diguanylate cyclase: protein MKVLIADDTNTDRLLLKLLLSKLGCDVIEARDGLEVIEEYQSHINDIDLILVDVQMPKMNGFAAVKQIRSLQQEGGQEWFPIIFLSASDEEGDIEDAIHAGGDDYLIKPISQKILSAKMLAMRRIADMRGRLVASNKMLEELASTDHLTGVANRRSFEVMLDDALESVDSEGISIACGIFDLDKFKHINDAYGHDVGDKVLIEISNCVRDNLSEKDKLGRLGGEEFGLILFDDHQDKLVKRLEHIRSKVEECVIKSKQEEIKVTISMGAVVLSPELNTKRKVLKRADELLYKAKDQGRNRLLM, encoded by the coding sequence ATGAAAGTACTAATTGCCGATGATACTAATACGGATCGTTTGTTGCTGAAATTGCTTTTGAGCAAGCTTGGATGTGATGTGATTGAAGCCAGAGACGGTTTAGAGGTAATTGAAGAGTATCAAAGCCATATTAATGACATTGATCTTATTTTGGTTGATGTGCAAATGCCCAAGATGAATGGTTTTGCTGCAGTTAAGCAGATTCGCTCCTTACAACAAGAGGGTGGGCAAGAGTGGTTTCCCATCATCTTTCTGAGTGCCAGTGATGAGGAAGGTGATATTGAAGACGCGATTCACGCCGGTGGTGACGACTACCTGATTAAACCCATCAGTCAAAAAATCCTCTCTGCCAAAATGCTAGCGATGAGGCGAATAGCGGATATGCGTGGCCGCCTCGTTGCCTCTAACAAGATGCTTGAAGAGTTGGCATCAACGGATCATTTAACTGGCGTCGCTAACCGTCGCAGTTTTGAGGTGATGCTGGATGATGCGTTAGAAAGTGTTGATAGTGAAGGCATATCCATTGCGTGCGGTATATTTGATTTGGATAAATTTAAACACATTAATGATGCTTATGGTCATGATGTGGGTGACAAGGTGCTTATTGAGATAAGCAATTGTGTTCGAGATAATCTATCTGAAAAGGATAAGTTGGGACGTTTAGGTGGCGAGGAGTTTGGTTTGATTCTGTTTGATGATCATCAAGATAAGCTGGTTAAGCGTTTAGAGCATATTCGATCGAAAGTTGAAGAATGCGTGATAAAGAGCAAACAAGAGGAGATTAAGGTAACCATTAGCATGGGAGCAGTCGTTTTATCCCCCGAGTTGAATACTAAGCGTAAAGTGCTTAAGCGAGCGGATGAGCTCTTGTATAAAGCCAAGGATCAAGGCCGTAATAGATTGTTGATGTAG
- a CDS encoding PAS domain S-box protein, whose translation MSKVEATLKIAQSLMAAPYAALVYQNGQIVSNGKLKHYSFADALATNLAMQGSHRIVDIETEVDLPPILRDISSLRLCFVEPIKQCRATLVCLGEEPYSRTGANLDQDLEALVSLLATILSGQSGGIARQDLLNLHDNIPAFVALVDKDLRYEFVNETYERRFSLPRQEIIGKRIPELIPAEYFSKISDKLAEGLLGKPVNYNYQVNIGDNKEQRFIQSSYVPRFENGQVTGLYLCMQDITAQRRTINTLKSLHSVTADSELSLDEKLQKILSVGCKQFSLPFGLISKIDGSLYEVKHAFTPNGEVPVGATFELDGTYCVHTLNNDLPTAYHHTGISEIQNHPCYQAFGLEAYIGIVIYVDNQRYGTLNFSSPNPKFEAFGEDDFELMKLLGQWVGNAITTHLAEVKIKQAKRQQELILEAVHEGIFGISLEGEITFVNTAACNILGYLSENILGKNILNLVNTSEPSYLSCQPVLTAIQHTLSSGQQSQVRAEHVSQTGEQFVCEYSCMAVRDEQNRITGAVVSFQDRTEQIHAEQDLREQKKMFESLFMNAPEAIVFVDHQRVIKMVNPAFCDMFGYQVDEVIGQTTEHLYAAESDYVDLGHKYYGEQHIESDRYLAAYRSKQGGIFHAETIGSRIEDQDGQLLGYIAHVRDVSQRLEVERKMINTNIRLSIAADAAGIGVWEFDLADRHLQWDDWMYRLYGISKDHKTSPMEVWEASVHPEDREKLQEILSGIEQSGFQVENQQEASAIAQKLDFDFRITRRDGQLRYLKSNAAVLFDEQGVATRLVGVNMDITSRKETEELLRTASEQAVAASKAKSNFLATMSHEIRTPLNGVLGMAELMAGTKLDREQSEQLRVLRDSGESLLELIDGILDFSKIEAGHLSIERVDFDLEKAIFDVVRLLMVKAEEKGIDLLVEYQDSCPRYLVGDVFRIKQVLTNLVSNAIKFTHVGHVLISVKGQTDKQGRVSFVMSISDTGVGIAKEAQPHLFNAFVQADSSTTRKFGGTGLGLAITKQLVGLMNGSVALDSELNIGSCFSVSLTLPESHAKPRPEVVADEALLVGKKTIVIDDNETNLTILKNQLSSFGIAAHTESKPQKALSRIHGAYDNNQAYEIIILDYMMPELDGLMLSRKIRELCGSLYQPIILITSSAGLLSHQELTDAGINLCIAKPMGARSLKKGLAYCLSKDVLAYQVISDDQTAIEEVSSEQTLSKRDSRDRILVVEDMKANMAVAHGVLSRMGFEVIEATNGAIGVECWQEYHPNLILMDLHMPVMDGLTAMRHIRQAEKNQQLKKRVPIFALTADIMPETSAEVFRAGGDGVLPKPFKQIHLSQIIEEWLPNHDHDSLGGEDLIQPAQLEAKDSVIDISVLHGLKEALGGDIRLLVNAFFEDTESLMSRFDEIHYSSEAAEKISQLAHSLKSVSQNVGAMALSELAARLEIQGREGEIMDYAQQAKNLKVMYQKVKNELNRVMVEL comes from the coding sequence ATGTCTAAAGTAGAGGCCACGTTAAAAATTGCACAATCTTTGATGGCTGCACCCTATGCTGCTTTGGTATATCAAAACGGGCAAATCGTTTCTAATGGTAAATTAAAGCACTATTCTTTCGCCGATGCTTTGGCCACCAATTTGGCCATGCAAGGTTCTCATCGCATTGTCGATATTGAAACCGAAGTGGATTTGCCTCCGATTCTTCGAGACATATCGTCATTGCGACTTTGTTTTGTTGAGCCTATTAAGCAGTGTCGCGCGACTTTAGTTTGTCTTGGTGAAGAGCCTTATTCAAGAACAGGAGCGAATCTTGACCAAGATTTGGAAGCTTTGGTGAGTTTGCTTGCGACGATTTTGTCCGGTCAAAGTGGAGGCATTGCTCGTCAAGATCTGTTGAACCTACACGATAATATCCCGGCATTTGTCGCTCTAGTCGACAAAGATTTGCGTTATGAATTTGTTAATGAAACCTATGAGCGTCGTTTTTCCTTACCAAGACAGGAAATTATCGGCAAGCGTATTCCTGAACTCATACCAGCAGAATATTTCTCGAAAATTAGCGACAAACTTGCTGAGGGTCTGTTGGGTAAACCTGTGAACTATAATTATCAAGTGAACATTGGTGATAATAAAGAGCAGCGTTTTATTCAATCATCCTATGTACCAAGATTCGAAAATGGTCAGGTAACAGGTTTATATCTATGCATGCAAGATATTACTGCTCAACGGCGTACCATAAACACGCTTAAATCCTTGCATAGTGTGACTGCCGACAGTGAGTTATCACTCGATGAAAAGTTACAAAAAATACTGTCAGTTGGCTGTAAGCAGTTTTCTTTGCCTTTTGGCTTGATCAGTAAAATTGATGGTTCGCTGTATGAAGTTAAACATGCTTTTACGCCAAATGGAGAGGTGCCTGTTGGGGCAACCTTTGAACTTGATGGAACCTATTGCGTTCATACCTTAAACAATGACTTGCCAACGGCCTATCATCATACCGGAATCAGTGAAATTCAAAACCACCCATGTTATCAAGCGTTTGGCTTGGAAGCTTATATTGGCATTGTTATCTATGTGGATAATCAGCGCTATGGAACATTAAACTTTTCCAGTCCTAACCCTAAGTTTGAAGCATTTGGAGAAGATGACTTTGAGCTGATGAAGCTATTAGGACAGTGGGTTGGTAATGCGATAACGACTCACCTTGCTGAGGTCAAAATTAAACAAGCTAAACGTCAACAAGAGTTGATTTTAGAAGCCGTTCATGAAGGGATATTTGGTATCAGCTTAGAAGGTGAAATTACCTTTGTAAATACGGCTGCTTGTAACATCTTAGGCTATTTATCAGAAAACATATTAGGTAAAAATATACTCAACCTTGTTAACACATCTGAGCCAAGTTACTTATCCTGCCAACCTGTTTTGACCGCTATTCAGCATACTTTGTCATCTGGACAACAGAGTCAAGTCAGAGCAGAGCACGTCTCACAAACGGGGGAGCAATTTGTTTGTGAGTATTCCTGTATGGCGGTTCGTGATGAGCAGAATCGTATTACGGGGGCTGTGGTTTCCTTCCAAGATAGAACGGAACAAATTCATGCTGAACAAGATTTGCGTGAGCAGAAAAAAATGTTCGAGTCTTTGTTCATGAATGCACCAGAAGCCATAGTCTTTGTCGACCATCAGCGTGTTATCAAAATGGTGAATCCTGCTTTTTGTGACATGTTTGGTTATCAAGTTGATGAAGTGATTGGTCAAACGACTGAACATTTGTATGCCGCTGAAAGTGATTATGTGGATTTAGGTCATAAATATTATGGCGAACAGCACATTGAATCAGACCGATATCTAGCCGCTTATCGTAGCAAACAGGGGGGGATTTTTCATGCGGAAACCATAGGCAGTCGTATTGAGGACCAGGATGGACAGTTGCTTGGCTACATAGCCCATGTGCGTGATGTGAGTCAGCGTCTTGAGGTTGAGCGTAAAATGATCAATACCAATATACGCTTGTCGATTGCTGCAGATGCGGCTGGTATTGGTGTGTGGGAATTTGATTTAGCTGATCGTCACTTGCAATGGGATGATTGGATGTACCGTTTATATGGTATTTCAAAAGACCACAAAACCTCGCCTATGGAAGTATGGGAAGCGAGTGTTCATCCAGAAGACAGAGAGAAGCTGCAAGAAATTCTCAGTGGCATTGAGCAAAGTGGTTTTCAAGTAGAAAATCAACAAGAAGCATCCGCTATTGCGCAAAAATTGGATTTTGATTTTCGTATTACTCGTCGTGATGGACAGTTACGTTATCTTAAATCGAATGCAGCCGTATTGTTTGACGAGCAAGGTGTCGCCACTCGTTTAGTTGGTGTGAACATGGATATCACGTCACGTAAAGAAACGGAGGAATTACTCCGTACCGCGAGTGAACAGGCGGTGGCGGCCAGTAAGGCGAAAAGCAACTTTTTAGCCACCATGAGTCATGAAATCAGAACGCCATTAAATGGTGTACTTGGGATGGCTGAACTGATGGCGGGAACCAAATTAGATCGAGAGCAAAGCGAGCAATTACGTGTGTTGCGAGACTCAGGTGAAAGTTTGTTGGAGTTGATTGACGGTATTCTAGATTTTTCTAAGATTGAGGCTGGTCACTTGTCTATTGAACGGGTGGATTTTGATCTGGAAAAAGCCATCTTTGATGTGGTGCGATTACTGATGGTGAAAGCGGAGGAGAAAGGCATTGATTTATTGGTTGAGTATCAAGATTCCTGTCCGCGTTATTTGGTAGGTGATGTTTTCCGTATTAAACAAGTCCTCACTAATTTGGTCAGTAATGCGATTAAATTTACTCATGTGGGACATGTGCTGATTTCTGTCAAAGGTCAGACCGATAAGCAAGGTCGCGTTTCTTTTGTGATGAGTATTTCTGATACAGGAGTGGGCATAGCGAAAGAGGCTCAACCACATTTATTCAATGCTTTTGTACAGGCTGATAGTTCAACAACGCGTAAATTTGGTGGTACAGGGTTGGGGTTAGCCATCACCAAGCAATTGGTTGGATTAATGAATGGCAGTGTAGCATTGGATAGTGAGTTAAATATTGGTTCCTGTTTTAGTGTCTCGTTAACCTTACCTGAAAGTCATGCCAAACCAAGGCCAGAAGTTGTTGCCGATGAGGCTTTATTGGTCGGCAAGAAAACCATTGTTATTGATGACAATGAAACCAATCTAACCATTCTTAAAAACCAATTATCTTCTTTCGGTATTGCGGCGCATACCGAGTCGAAACCACAAAAAGCCTTATCTCGAATTCATGGGGCTTACGATAATAATCAAGCCTACGAGATCATTATATTGGACTACATGATGCCCGAACTAGATGGCCTAATGCTATCAAGAAAAATTCGTGAATTATGTGGTTCTTTATACCAGCCAATTATCTTGATTACTTCTTCAGCCGGCTTGTTGTCTCATCAAGAATTAACGGATGCAGGGATAAACTTGTGTATTGCAAAGCCCATGGGGGCCAGAAGCTTGAAGAAAGGCCTTGCTTATTGTTTGTCCAAAGACGTTTTGGCTTATCAGGTCATTAGCGACGATCAGACTGCCATAGAAGAGGTTAGTTCTGAACAAACGCTTAGCAAACGAGACTCTCGTGACCGTATTTTGGTAGTCGAGGATATGAAAGCCAATATGGCGGTTGCTCATGGCGTATTGAGCCGCATGGGTTTTGAGGTAATTGAAGCAACGAATGGTGCTATCGGTGTGGAATGTTGGCAAGAATATCATCCAAATTTGATTCTGATGGATTTACACATGCCTGTGATGGACGGTTTAACGGCCATGAGGCACATTCGACAAGCGGAAAAAAATCAGCAATTAAAAAAACGTGTGCCGATTTTTGCGCTAACGGCCGACATTATGCCTGAAACCTCAGCTGAAGTTTTTCGTGCTGGTGGTGATGGTGTCCTTCCTAAACCTTTTAAACAGATTCATTTGTCTCAGATTATTGAAGAGTGGTTGCCAAATCATGACCATGATTCATTAGGCGGTGAAGATCTTATACAGCCTGCTCAGTTGGAAGCAAAAGATAGTGTGATTGATATTAGCGTTCTGCATGGTTTAAAGGAGGCGCTAGGAGGTGATATCCGTTTATTAGTGAATGCTTTCTTCGAAGATACGGAGAGTTTGATGTCTCGCTTTGATGAGATTCATTATTCATCAGAAGCAGCAGAAAAAATTAGTCAGTTAGCGCACAGTTTAAAATCTGTCAGTCAGAATGTGGGGGCAATGGCATTATCTGAATTGGCTGCTAGGCTTGAAATACAAGGACGCGAAGGAGAGATTATGGATTACGCACAGCAAGCGAAGAATCTTAAGGTTATGTATCAAAAAGTGAAAAATGAATTAAATCGTGTGATGGTCGAATTATGA